Proteins encoded by one window of Cupriavidus sp. EM10:
- a CDS encoding xanthine dehydrogenase family protein molybdopterin-binding subunit, protein MRIRGIEALAGGSGAPGAQPEGAATLSRRSFLKISGLAGSGFALGIVGMDAALAQAPAKPVAPPQAFLTIAPDNTVTIAVNRLEFGQGVHTALPMALAEELDVDWKNVRAILAPAGDAYKDPMFGIQMTGGSTALNHSFEQYRELGARARAMLIGAAAQKWEVDPASCSASMGVVTSGSNRATYGELAQAAMSLPVPAQVKLKDPARFRIVGKPTPRLDAASKLHGDAVFGMDVRLKDMMVAVVAHPPRFGGKVKSFNADKARKIKGVADVMLVNTDRGGSGVAVVADGYWPAKTARDALEIVWEDAGSTVSTAALFEQYSKLATQPGIVARPLEGGNIDTALSGAAKVIDAEYRVPYLAHAPMEPLNCTMQPEVAGNKVTSVKVWVGSQFQTIDQGAIARTLQLTPEKVTLNTMMAGGGFGRRAVPTSDYLVESANVLRAWVANGHTQPLKVMWSREDDIKGGYYRPLHVHRARIGVDAQGKVVGWQHTIVGQSIITGTPFEPMMVKNGVDATMTEGILENDYDLPLQLHVHHPKVDVPVLWWRSVGNTHTAFVKETLADEMATAAKQDPVAWRLARLDEKKHARHRAALQLAVDKSGYGKKTLPKGHAWGVAVHESFGSVVAYVVDVSMAKGEPRVHRVTAGVHANRVVNPLTAEAQIQGGCVFGLSMIKPGFAIEMENGMVKNSNFPDYPPPRMPDAPVVDVFFVPSNDNPTGLGEPGTPGIAPAVANAVFRLTGKRQRQLPFVTA, encoded by the coding sequence ATGCGTATTCGAGGGATTGAAGCCCTGGCGGGCGGCAGCGGTGCGCCCGGTGCACAACCGGAAGGCGCGGCCACGCTGTCGCGTCGCAGTTTCCTGAAGATCTCGGGCCTGGCCGGCAGCGGCTTTGCGCTGGGCATCGTCGGCATGGACGCCGCGCTGGCACAGGCACCGGCCAAGCCGGTGGCGCCGCCGCAGGCATTCCTGACCATCGCGCCGGACAACACGGTGACCATCGCCGTGAACCGGCTCGAATTCGGCCAGGGCGTGCATACGGCGCTGCCGATGGCGCTGGCCGAGGAACTGGACGTCGACTGGAAGAACGTGCGCGCCATCCTGGCCCCGGCCGGCGACGCGTACAAGGACCCGATGTTCGGCATCCAGATGACCGGCGGCTCCACGGCGCTGAACCACTCGTTCGAGCAGTACCGCGAGCTGGGCGCGCGGGCGCGGGCCATGCTGATCGGCGCCGCCGCGCAGAAGTGGGAGGTCGATCCGGCCAGCTGCAGCGCGTCGATGGGCGTGGTCACGTCGGGCAGCAACCGCGCCACCTACGGCGAACTGGCCCAGGCGGCCATGAGCCTGCCGGTGCCGGCGCAGGTCAAGCTCAAGGACCCGGCCCGGTTCCGCATCGTCGGCAAGCCCACGCCACGCCTGGACGCCGCGTCGAAGCTGCACGGCGACGCCGTGTTCGGCATGGATGTCCGGCTCAAGGACATGATGGTGGCCGTGGTGGCCCACCCGCCGCGTTTCGGCGGCAAGGTCAAGTCGTTCAACGCCGACAAGGCCCGCAAGATCAAGGGCGTGGCCGACGTGATGCTGGTGAATACCGACCGTGGCGGCTCGGGCGTGGCGGTGGTGGCCGACGGTTACTGGCCGGCCAAGACCGCGCGCGACGCGCTGGAGATCGTCTGGGAAGACGCCGGCTCCACGGTCAGCACGGCCGCGCTGTTCGAGCAGTACAGCAAGCTGGCCACGCAGCCGGGCATCGTGGCCAGGCCGCTGGAAGGCGGCAACATCGACACCGCGCTGTCGGGGGCGGCCAAGGTCATCGACGCCGAGTATCGCGTGCCCTACCTGGCCCATGCGCCGATGGAGCCGCTGAACTGCACCATGCAGCCCGAGGTGGCCGGCAACAAGGTGACTTCGGTCAAGGTGTGGGTGGGCTCGCAGTTCCAGACCATCGACCAGGGCGCCATTGCGCGCACGCTGCAGCTGACGCCAGAGAAGGTCACGCTGAACACGATGATGGCCGGTGGCGGCTTCGGGCGCCGCGCGGTGCCGACGTCGGACTACCTGGTGGAATCGGCCAACGTGCTGCGTGCGTGGGTGGCCAATGGCCATACCCAGCCGCTCAAGGTGATGTGGAGCCGCGAGGACGACATCAAGGGCGGCTACTACCGTCCGCTGCACGTGCACCGCGCCCGCATCGGCGTGGACGCGCAGGGCAAGGTGGTGGGCTGGCAGCACACGATCGTCGGCCAGTCGATCATCACCGGCACGCCGTTCGAGCCGATGATGGTCAAGAACGGCGTGGACGCCACGATGACCGAGGGCATCCTGGAGAACGACTACGACCTGCCGCTGCAGCTGCACGTGCACCATCCCAAGGTGGACGTGCCGGTGCTCTGGTGGCGCTCGGTGGGCAACACCCACACGGCGTTCGTCAAGGAAACGCTGGCCGACGAAATGGCCACGGCCGCGAAGCAGGACCCGGTGGCCTGGCGCCTGGCGCGGCTCGACGAGAAGAAGCACGCGCGCCATCGCGCCGCGCTGCAACTGGCCGTCGACAAGTCGGGCTACGGCAAGAAGACGCTGCCGAAGGGGCACGCCTGGGGCGTGGCCGTGCACGAGTCGTTCGGCTCGGTGGTGGCCTATGTCGTCGATGTGTCGATGGCGAAGGGCGAACCGCGCGTGCATCGCGTGACGGCCGGGGTGCATGCGAATCGTGTGGTCAATCCGCTGACCGCCGAGGCGCAGATCCAGGGCGGCTGCGTGTTCGGGCTATCGATGATCAAGCCGGGCTTTGCCATCGAGATGGAAAACGGCATGGTCAAGAACAGCAACTTCCCCGACTATCCGCCGCCGCGCATGCCTGACGCGCCGGTAGTGGACGTGTTCTTCGTGCCGTCGAACGACAACCCCACCGGCCTGGGCGAACCGGGCACCCCGGGCATTGCCCCGGCCGTGGCCAATGCGGTGTTCCGCCTGACCGGCAAGCGCCAG